A window of the Fusarium fujikuroi IMI 58289 draft genome, chromosome FFUJ_chr09 genome harbors these coding sequences:
- a CDS encoding probable CYC8-general repressor of transcription, translating to MATSMGPNFSGHPAGMGHPGVAGHPMGPGGMPHNPGQQGAPGGMPHQFGGPMVSAPGAQVNPALMGGMPPGANPNAHALQHLNPTAQQQMLQQQLQQQHFGNPQAMAAMRQQQQHLLQQQQQARQLMAHQAFQANIQGGMPINMGQFSQLNPQQLHQLRRGLAPGQHPQAQAIMAQQLALQQHQQQQQQQQQQQQQQQQQQQVAHAQQMQAGPNPGQPMQMNAQSIQAMQQNQLALQNQMASQQGQQPQGQPQPQPQPQQQQQQSGQQQPQHTPQQSSQAGTPAPTGPQTPAQTPSSTPAQPSQLPPGQSQPQVPQTPAQSQAQPQPQPQAQSQPQPQAQHQQHQMSATTAQQLALQSQLLQQQRRDSMKGQCLLKLMQFSEHLSGFPGSKGRDDVSYWQGFVFRFFSPNGVFRHSLHITDAEDTTDKQYEIAYPAIARYFHTHFGSGVKNMQLIMDKGVTDRPLPGDCHCIENSKASFVYWFETGSHLVASGTLRAQFDAEQRIELFEFLTTSHDEFISRKQVIDAAKPAHMWMKEWHKTNSQDGKSPELSKKGKGRQLKSPQTQPPEVLVDLPDSAVNSKGVTEAVFQFLEIVEVMGQMNPLFQFYHSNPGLGPYQALDQYVSTQINGVPPNMNGQQIPPGARTPSFGQFPMGASPAAAHMNLPGSPHMGSPAPGHMQAPGMQMQQSQQGTGSSGPSANTSPASNKRRRPSAVKEEDGSGAPTPAANGMPRNAKPPTPRMPKRLKGNPPAQ from the exons ATGGCAACAAGTATGGGCCCGAATTTCTCTGGGCATCCTGCTGGCATGGGGCATCCAGGTGTCGCTGGCCATCCCATGGGACCTGGTGGCATGCCTCACAACCCAGGTCAGCAAGGTGCTCCTGGGGGAATGCCTCATCAATTCGGAGGACCTATGGTCTCTGCTCCCGGAGCACAAGTAAACCCTGCCCTCATGGGCGGTATGCCGCCGGGTGCGAACCCAAATGCTCATGCTTTGCAGCACCTCAATCCCACCGCGCAGCAGCAAATGCTTCAGCaacagctccagcaacaacaTT TTGGTAATCCGCAAGCGATGGCTGCGATgcgacagcaacagcaacacctacttcagcaacaacaacaagcgcGACAACTCATGGCTCATCAAGCCTTCCAAGCCAATATTCAGGGCGGTATGCCTATTAACATGGGTCAATTTAGCCAACTCAACCCTCAGCAGCTCCATCAACTCAGAAGAGGCCTGGCTCCG GGACAGCATCCACAAGCCCAAGCGATTATGGCCCAGCAGCTTGCTCtgcaacaacatcaacagcaacagcaacagcagcagcaacagcagcaacaacaacaacagcagcagcaggttGCTCATGCTCAGCAAATGCAAGCTGGACCTAATCCAGGCCAACCGATGCAGATGAACGCTCAGAGCATACAAGCTATGCAGCAAAATCAACTCGCTCTTCAAAATCAGATGGCCAGCCAGCAGGGCCAACAACCCCAGGGccaacctcagcctcaaccccaaccacaacagcagcaacagcagtctggccagcaacagcctcagcacACCCCTCAGCAATCATCGCAGGCTGGTACACCCGCTCCCACTGGACCTCAAACACCAGCTCAAACGCCCAGCTCAACTCCTGCTCAGCCCTCCCAACTTCCACCTGGACAGAGCCAACCCCAGGTGCCACAAACTCCTGCTCAATCACAAGCTCAACCGCAGCCTCAACCCCAGGCACAGTCACAACCGCAGCCACaagctcagcatcagcagcatcagaTGAGCGCCACTACCGCGCAGCAACTCGCACTTCAAAGCCAACTTCTCCAGCAACAGCGACGAGATAGCATGAAGGGCCAATGTTTACTAAAGCTGATGCAATTCAGCGAACACTTGAGTGGCTTTCCT GGCTCAAAGGGCCGGGATGACGTCTCCTACTGGCAGGGCTTTGTgtttcgcttcttctcaccaAATGGTGTCTTTCGTCATTCATTACATATCACTGACGCCGAGGATACTACCGATAAGCAATACGAAATCGCTTATCCTGCTATTGCTCGTTACTTTCACACGCATTTTGGCAGTGGCGTAAAGAATATGCAGTTGATCATGGATAAGGGTGTGACAGATCGACCTCTTCCTGGCGATTGTCACTGTATTGAAAATTCCAAGGCCAGTTTCGTTTATTGGTTCGAGACTGGATCTCAC TTGGTCGCTAGTGGTACGCTCCGAGCACAATTCGACGCTGAACAAAGGATCGAACTTTTCGAGTTCCTCACCACGAGTCATGACGAATTCATATCACGAAAACAGGTCATCGATGCCGCGAAGCCCGCCCACATGTGGATGAAGGAATGGCACAAAACTAACTCACAGGATGGCAAATCACCCGAATTGTCtaagaagggcaagggtcGACAGTTGAAGTCACCTCAAACCCAGCCACCAGAGGTCCTAGTTGACCTGCCGGATTCGGCTGTCAACAGCAAAGGTGTGACTGAAGCTGTCTTCCAGTTTCTTGAG ATTGTTGAAGTGATGGGACAGATGAACCCATTATTCCAATTTTACCATTCGAACCCCGGCCTTGGCCCGTACCAAGCCCTCGATCAGTATGTCTCAACACAGATCAACGGAGTTCCGCCCAATATGAATGGTCAACAAATACCCCCCGGGGCCCGCACACCGAGCTTCGGACAATTTCCCATGGGTGCAAGCCCAGCCGCGGCTCATATGAACCTCCCTGGATCGCCACACATGGGCAGCCCAGCACCTGGACACATGCAAGCTCCCGgaatgcagatgcagcaaaGTCAGCAGGGCACTGGGTCAAGCGGCCCCAGTGCAAACACCTCCCCCGCTTCGAACAAGCGCCGACGGCCATCAGCAgtgaaagaggaggatggatCTGGAGCACCTACGCCTGCTGCCAATGGAATGCCACGTAATGCCAAACCACCCACACCAAGGATGCCAAAGCGTCTCAAGGGAAACCCGCCAGCCCAGTAA